Proteins encoded by one window of Ascochyta rabiei chromosome 1, complete sequence:
- a CDS encoding autophagy protein atg9: MMASNLLSRFLPSATDEPFEDDPLNPQPRRSSASTDGQRDMDIDEENFGAYFEPQDLEHLLEEASGSQMTTDSRAVSPEARRKPNAPPGINTANRAAGWKQPGPARPLPLDDDDDVPQSLLLEGGPLSPHATRRTDGLPPPVPGPSTRQTRAQWNTTQRQQQLHADMAGAPASTWARAAHFNINPKEKALWMWVNQTDLDTYMKDVYEYYRGHGIYSMLLKRILTLLQSAFVVGFMTFMGWCIDYSKLSQSHKTSEVLVPKCTSRIHGFWIFAIWIFSSYWIYSFYTMVTDIPRLRAMHDFYHHLLDIPDRDIQTVEWQQVVSRIMALRDLNLATASNLSPETRKLLDSKSRQRLDAIDIASRLMRRENYLIALFNKEVLDVTVPIPFLGNRYIFSETTRWHVELAILEFVFSGKNGQFNPEFLKERNRRELVKRLRTRLMGVGLISVVCAPFAVVFVLASYLFKYFAEYHKDPGQLSNRDFTHFAQWKFREFNELPHLFERRHKMAQPYANMYLAQFPKDKTEQISSFIAFITGAFAFVLVALTLLDSEQFLTFEITPGKTAIFWIGVFTAVYRSARGSSPQEDQISDPAFYLGHVIYHTRYEPESWTDRLHTDEVRTEFAKLYQPKILIFAEEILSMVITPFLLIFRLPNCSERIVDFFREFSIVVDGLGVTCSYSMFPFNKGTQNRTNNIPTSQPGGTRTNDPTSDPREDYFMAKDNKMLASYYGFLDTYANSNGKGYNNRLQGRSTFHPPPQFPNAFGNMSQSAQPGDAGPQARGTSRGPAARQPQHLQRRTPRNPARDEPMSSMLLDPQHQPSASALRNPSRGASHGRYQSRLHNVVSPTGHPGSRIEEESTIGDSWRTSRLAQDDDDEDEAPGAGRGGVLQLLQQFSKAQAEGRGAGVGV; encoded by the exons ATGATGGCCTCGAATTTGCTTTCCAGGTTTCTACCCTCAGCGACCGACGAGCCATTCGAAGACGACCCCTTGAACCCTCAGCCGCGCCGAAGCTCTGCTTCAACAGACGGACAGCGCGACATGGACATAGACGAGGAGAACTTCGGGGCCTACTTTGAGCCACAGGACTTGGAACATCTGCTAGAGGAAGCCTCCGGCAGTCAGATGACCACTGACAGTCGCGCTGTTTCTCCTGAAGCAAGACGGAAGCCGAACGCGCCTCCAGGCATCAACACAGCGAACCGAGCAGCTGGATGGAAACAGCCCGGCCCAGCCCGCCCTCTGCCACTAgacgatgatgacgatgTTCCGCAGTCTCTGCTACTCGAAGGAGGCCCTTTATCGCCCCATGCAACACGGCGCACAGACGGCCTGCCACCTCCCGTACCTGGCCCGTCGACGCGCCAGACACGAGCGCAGTGGAATACAACACAAAGACAGCAGCAACTGCATGCCGATATGGCTGGAGCTCCAGCAAGCACCTGGGCGAGAGCAGCCCACTTCAACATCAACCCAAAGGAAAAGGCACTGTGGATGTGGGTCAATCAGACAGACCTGGACACATACATGAAGGATGTCTATGAATACTACCGCGGCCACGGCATCTACTCCATGCTGCTGAAACGAATCCTGACCCTTTTGCAGTCTGCATTCGTAGTAGGCTTCATGACTTTCATGGGCTGGTGTATCGACTACTCCAAGCTCTCCCAGAGTCATAAGACGAGCGAGGTGCTAGTCCCCAAGTGTACCTCCAGAATACACGGCTTTTGGATCTTTGCTATTTGGATATTTTCTAGCTACTGGATCTACTCCTTCTACACAATGGTCACAGACATACCAAGACTTCGGGCTATGCATGACTTCTACCACCATCTGCTCGACATCCCCGACCGTGACATCCAGACCGTGGAGTGGCAGCAAGTCGTCAGTCGTATCATGGCATTGCGCGATTTGAACCTCGCTACCGCATCGAACCTGTCACCAGAAACCCGGAAGCTGCTTGATTCGAAAAGCCGACAGCGTCTGGACGCTATCGATATTGCCAGTCGCCTCATGCGGCGCGAGAACTACCTCATCGCCCTCTTTAACAAGGAGGTCCTCGACGTAACAGTGCCCATCCCATTCTTGGGGAATAGGTACATCTTCTCCGAGACTACTCGCTGGCACGTAGAACTCGCGATCCTTGAATTTGTCTTCAGTGGCAAGAATGGGCAGTTCAATCCCGAATTTCTCAAGGAGCGCAATCGCCGAGAGCTTGTAAAGAGACTGAGAACTCGGTTGATGGGTGTTGGACTGATCAGTGTGGTCTGTGCTCCATTTGCAGTGGTGTTTGTATTGGCATCGTATCTGTTCAAATATTTCGCA GAATACCACAAAGACCCCGGCCAGTTGAGCAACCGCGATTTTACACATTTCGCGCAATGGAAATTCCGCGAGTTCAACGAACTGCCTCACCTTTTCGAGCGCCGTCACAAGATGGCACAGCCCTATGCTAACATGTACCTCGCACAGTTCCCTAAAGACAAAACAGAGCAAATATCTTCATTCATAGCATTCATCACTGGAGCATTTGCTTTTGTGCTGGTGGCACTAACTCTTCTCGACTCTGAGCAGTTTCTCACCTTCGAGATCACGCCTGGAAAGACAGCAATCTTCTGGATCGGTGTTTTCACAGCTGTCTACCGTTCTGCTAGAGGGAGCAGCCCCCAGGAAGACCAGATTTCGGACCCAGCGTTCTATCTTGGCCATGTCATCTATCACACGCGCTACGAGCCCGAGTCCTGGACTGACCGCCTGCACACCGACGAAGTCCGCACCGAATTTGCGAAACTCTACCAACCCAAGATCCTCATCTTTGCCGAGGAGATTTTAAGCATGGTCATCACTCCCTTCCTCCTCATTTTCCGTCTACCGAATTGCAGCGAGCGTATCGTCGACTTCTTCCGCGAGTTCTCCATCGTCGTTGACGGTCTTGGTGTGACTTGTTCATACTCCATGTTCCCCTTCAACAAGGGCACTCAGAACCGCACAAACAACATACCCACCTCCCAACCTGGCGGCACACGCACAAACGACCCCACTTCGGACCCTAGAGAAGATTACTTCATGGCCAAGGACAACAAAATGCTTGCGAGTTACTACGGCTTCCTTGACACATACGCAAATTCCAATGGCAAGGGCTACAACAACAGACTCCAAGGTCGTAGCACCTTTCATCCTCCACCCCAGTTCCCCAACGCGTTTGGCAACATGAGTCAGTCAGCCCAACCTGGAGATGCAGGTCCTCAGGCACGCGGCACCAGCAGAGGTCCCGCCGCCCGCCAACCTCAGCACCTCCAGCGCCGCACTCCCCGCAATCCCGCACGGGACGAGCCCATGTCCTCGATGCTCCTAGACCCCCAGCACCAGCCCTCGGCCTCGGCCTTACGAAACCCGTCTCGAGGCGCTTCCCATGGGAGGTACCAGTCGCGATTGCACAACGTAGTGAGCCCGACAGGACATCCAGGGTCGAGGATCGAGGAAGAAAGCACGATTGGGGATAGTTGGCGTACGAGCAGGCTGGCGcaggatgacgacgacgaggatgagGCGCCTGGCGCTGGAAGGGGCGGCGTACTGCAGTTGCTGCAGCAATTCTCTAAAGCGCAGGCTGAGGGTAGGGGCGCTGGCGTTGGAGTTTGA
- a CDS encoding Golgi transport complex subunit 6 encodes MSTSYFQERSTPASQTGMSPASPQVGAGSRGVNALSSRITSVLSASYADLEIRGALETIDERNIQNTAETRRQIRLDVQKDVIECNGEIVKDFGQVAEQLRRIGAAITSLNSSCADMRAHISTAARETGPVLEEATSLINQRKQIETKHQILNAFSSHFRITEEQATVLTSTAEPVNEEFFQVLTRVKKIHHDCQVLLGTEDQRLGLEILEQSSKQLNGAFQKLYRWIQHEFKTLDLENPQISASVRRSLRVLAERPTLFQSCLDSFAEAREAILSDSFHAALTGSNSGTSHIATKPIEFYAHDPLRYVGDMLAWAHSATVSEREALEVLFVSDGDEISRSIQAGLESEPWLKGEGEQEVFDGKKALNQLVSRDLTGVARLLRQKTEQVIQSHEDATLAYKIANLIGFYKGTFLKLLGQDSDVLALFDTLQASAMRQFRANMRDHVATVQSELAVAPADLSPPDFLEEALQTLKVLAKSYDTSVTALNESSSDFEAVLAEALDPFLGGCVNLQKGMEQPNGAIFAINCLLAVKEALSGFKFAAERVAEMGETIDEHVAALVDYQHQYLIHESGLITLHEALSAVSDAPESLGTIPQLAAFKPEALVSTSQQLDEFLPSALIDAAENLKLLRNRTTVQQVTEEAAAKFCEDFEFVERKIVAADELLYDEDDEEAEPGLRDLFPRTSGEIRVLLS; translated from the exons ATGTCGACGAGTTATTTTCAGGAGCGTAGCACTCCCGCATCACAGACTGGCATGTCTCCTGCTTCACCTCAGGTAGGAGCAGGTTCACGAGGAGTCAATGCACTCTCCAGTCGAATTACCAGCGTCCTGTCTGCTTCGTACGCAGATTTGGAGATTCGAGGGGCTCTGGAAACCATAGATGAGCGCAATATCCAAAACACAGCGGAGACCAGACGACAGATCCGACTCGATGTCCAGAAGGACGTGATCGAGTGTAATGGCGAGATTGTCAAAGACTTTGGGCAGGTTGCGGAG CAACTAAGGCGTATTGGTGCAGCCATCACCAGCTTGAACAGCTCCTGTGCTGATATGCGTGCACACATTTCCACTGCAGCCCGCGAGACTGGCCCTGTTCTGGAAGAAGCTACAAGCCTCATCAATCAGAGGAAACAGATCGAGACGAAGCATCAGATCCTGAACGCTTTCAGCTCGCACTTCCGAATTACCGAAGAGCAGGCCACTGTCTTGACATCGACTGCAGAGCCGGTAAATGAAGAGTTCTTCCAGGTCTTGACACGTGTGAAGAAGATCCATCACGACTGTCAGGTACTGCTGGGGACTGAAGACCAACGACTAGGCCTGGAAATCCTAGAGCAGAGCTCCAAGCAGCTCAATGGAGCGTTCCAGAAGCTATATCGCTGGATACAGCACGAATTCAAGACTTTGGACTTGGAGAACCCCCAGATCAGCGCGTCTGTACGTCGGTCGTTGCGAGTCCTCGCAGAACGGCCCACCTTGTTCCAGAGCTGCCTCGATTCTTTTGCCGAAGCACGAGAGGCAATCCTGTCCGATTCTTTCCACGCGGCCCTGACTGGCTCCAATTCGGGCACGTCGCACATTGCCACTAAGCCCATCGAATTCTACGCGCATGATCCGTTGCGTTACGTCGGTGATATGCTCGCTTGGGCGCATTCGGCCACCGTATCTGAGAGGGAAGCCTTGGAAGTCCTCTTCGTTTCTGACGGCGATGAGATCAGCCGCTCGATACAGGCCGGGTTAGAGAGCGAGCCGTGGCTCAAAGGCGAAGGCGAGCAGGAAGTGTTCGATGGCAAGAAGGCCTTGAACCAGCTGGTCAGTCGTGATTTGACGGGCGTTGCGCGACTTTTGCGGCAGAAGACCGAGCAGGTCATCCAGAGCCACGAAGATGCAACGCTCGCCTACAAGATCGCGAACCTGATCGGCTTCTACAAAGGCACATTCCTCAAGCTACTCGGTCAAGATTCGGATGTTCTGGCCCTGTTCGACACTCTGCAAGCCTCGGCGATGCGTCAATTCCGTGCCAACATGCGCGATCATGTTGCTACTGTTCAAAGCGAGCTGGCAGTCGCACCCGCCGACCTCTCCCCTCCCGACTTCCTGGAAGAAGCCTTGCAAACCCTCAAAGTGCTGGCCAAGAGCTACGATACCTCTGTAACAGCTCTGAACGAGTCGAGTAGCGACTTCGAAGCCGTGCTAGCCGAAGCCCTCGATCCCTTCCTCGGCGGCTGCGTGAACCTCCAAAAGGGCATGGAGCAGCCCAACGGCGCCATCTTCGCCATCAACTGCCTCCTCGCTGTGAAGGAAGCACTCTCGGGATTCAAATTCGCTGCAGAGCGAGTTGCCGAGATGGGCGAGACAATCGACGAACACGTCGCTGCTCTCGTGGACTACCAACACCAGTACCTGATCCACGAGTCCGGCCTCATCACGCTACACGAAGCACTCTCCGCCGTTAGCGATGCGCCAGAGAGCCTTGGGACGATCCCGCAACTCGCCGCTTTCAAGCCCGAGGCCCTGGTCTCCACCAGCCAGCAGCTCGACGAGTTCTTACCCTCGGCGCTCATCGACGCTGCAGAGAACCTGAAGCTGCTTCGCAACAGGACGACGGTGCAACAAGTCACCGAGGAGGCGGCGGCCAAGTTCTGCGAGGACTTTGAGTTTGTGGAGCGCAAGATCGTGGCGGCGGACGAGCTACTGTACGACGAAGATGATGAAGAGGCGGAGCCGGGGCTTAGGGATTTGTTCCCTCGCACGAGTGGTGAGATTAGAGTGTTGCTCAGCTAG
- a CDS encoding qcr9 subunit 9 of the ubiquinol cytochrome-c reductase complex: MAGVSQLENPWGHAPANPTVIRSNVTLLGTVFAAAFGMQLAFDTGSERIWDNINRGRQWKDIKQRYIEAAEDDE; encoded by the exons ATGGCCGGCGTAAGTCAATTGGAGAATCCTTGGGGCCACGCACCCGCGAACCC CACTGTCATCAGGAGTAACGTCACTCTTCTCGGTACCGTTTTCGCCGCGGCCTTCGGCATGCAGCT GGCTTTCGACACCGGCTCCGAGCGCATCTGGGACAACATCAACCGCGGC CGTCAATGGAAGGACATCAAGCAGCGATACATCGAGGCGGCCGAGGACGACGAGTAG